The Vigna radiata var. radiata cultivar VC1973A unplaced genomic scaffold, Vradiata_ver6 scaffold_962, whole genome shotgun sequence genome has a segment encoding these proteins:
- the LOC106778640 gene encoding uncharacterized protein LOC106778640 translates to MSQSSVQGSLKPNSESSRREEIEQKFQQRDREISELKEMIGQLLVNQNKGKRIEGTSSRRKDYHGDTFSSPSENEQYSSHHNDYHYQIPPRRNHRVRDHHPREPKIDLPSFHGKDDVEEYLEWEMKVEQLFECHQIDDEKRVTMASLSFQGYALYWWAALVKDLRLRHLPPIRYWNEL, encoded by the coding sequence ATGAGTCAATCTAGTGTGCAAGGAAGTTTGAAACCCAATAGTGAGAGTTCACGAAGAGAGGAGATTGagcaaaaatttcaacaaaggGATAGAGAGATTAGTGAACTCAAAGAAATGATTGGTCAACTTTTGGTCAATCAAAACAAGGGCAAAAGGATAGAAGGAACTTCATCTAGGAGAAAAGACTATCATGGGGATACATTCTCTTCCCCAAGTGAAAATGAACAATATAGTAGTCATCACAATGATTATCACTATCAAATACCTCCTAGGAGAAATCATAGAGTTAGGGATCATCACCCAAGAGAACCCAAAATTGATCTTCCTTCCTTTCATGGAAAGGATGATGTGGAAGAATATCTAGAATGGGAGATGAAAGTTGAGCAATTGTTTGAGTGTCATCAAATAGATGATGAGAAGAGAGTAACCATGGCTTCACTAAGCTTTCAAGGTTATGCTCTATATTGGTGGGCAGCCTTGGTCAAGGACCTTAGGCTAAGACATTTACCTCCCATTAGGTATTGGAATGAGTTAAG